ACTCGTCGCCACGTTCGTCGGGCTAACACGTCGACGCGTGTCCGTGCGGGAGCACGTATCCCCCCGGCTCCGGCCCGGCGTGCCACATAACATGCAACTGAAACAACTCCTAACCGAGGATCGTGCGGTCAGCCCGGTCATCGGCGTCATTCTGATGGTGGCTATCACCGTCATTCTGGCCGCCGTGATCGGCACGTTCGTCCTCGGCCTGGGCGACCAAGTCAGCGAGAGCGCACCGCAAGCCAGCTTCAGCTTCGACTTCAACGGCAGTAATGGCGTGAACATCACTCACGAGGGTGGTGAGACGCTGGAGGAGAGCAACATCAACGTCAGCGGTGACGAGGGCGGCGTGACCGAAACCACGGCCTTCCCGTCCACGATCGCGGCCGGTGACACAGCCGAGTACGGTAGTGTCGCCGAAGGCGAGACCATCCGCGTCGTCTGGACCAACCCGGCCGGCGGGAGCACGAACACTATCGCCCGCGCGACCGCACCGCAGTAACCGAACTGCGACACCGCCATACCGTTTTTTGAACCCCAAGTCGACAAGTGACGACCACATCCGCTTCCGAGGTCGTGGCAATCAAATTATCTCTTTCGAGAATTGATGACGCAGATTTATGCATCGCTACCCCATTCGTCGATCCAACACGTCGACGCGTGTCCGCGCGGGAGCACCGAACCGATCCCCCCGGCTCCGGCCCGGCGTGTCACACACCCATGCAACTGAAACAACTACTGACGGAGGACCGCGCAGTGAGCCCGGTCATCGGCGTCATCCTGATGGTGGCCATCACCGTCATCCTCGCCGCCGTGATCGGCACGTTCGTCCTCGGCCTGGGCGACCAGGTGAGCGACAACGCACCGCAGGCTAGCTTCAGCTTCGACTTCAACGACGGCGGCGACGGGTTCGACGGAACCAGCGACGACATCGTCAACATCACCCACGAGGGTGGCGAGACAATAGAGAACTCGACGCTCAGCGTGAGCGGCGACGATAGCGGGCTGACCTACGTCCCCAGCGACTCGAACTGGGGCGACGACGGCGTCGTCTCCGCCGGTGACCGCATCTCCCACAGCGACGTCAACTCCGGCGAGACCATCCGTGTCATCTGGACCAACCCCAACGGCGGGAGCACCAACACCATCGCTCGCGCGACGGCACCGCAGTAACGCGACGGCCCATTTTTTCCGGCGCGAACCGTCACCCTCAGTAGCGACGCGCCCGTACTGCCACGTATGGACGCCGACGCGTTTCTGACCCGCGATACCCTGTTGATCATCGTCCTCCTGGTCCTCGGCATCGGCGGGTCGGGGCTGGCCCGTGGCTTCCTGGCGGAACAGGGATACGACGCCCTCGGCTCGGCCGTGTTCGTGACGGGCTACGGAACGATGGTGTTTCTGCTGTGGTGGGGGTGGCTTCGGCCGCTCGACATCACCGGCCCGAGCGAGCGGTAGGGCGCCATCGGGGGCGGCGCACCGCCGGGAGTAGAGCGTCGTCGGTAAACGGAACTTTAATGCCCGATTCCGGGCGAGATGTGAACACGAATGCTCCCGCTACAGATCATCGACAGTTTCCTGCTCAACTACAACGTCGGGCAGGCGCTGTTGTTGGTTTTCATCCTCGCGACGGTCGGAGCGCTGCCGCTGAAATCCCGGCGGATCATCGCCATCAACGCGACGGTGTTCGGTCTCGTGTTCATCATGACGCCGCAGTCGCTCGCTCCGGTGCACTACCTGTTTCTCGGTATCGTCCTGCTGGTCGTGGGGCCGGTGCTGTGGGTGACGGCCGAGCGATAATCGAGAACGCGACGTTTAACCCGACGAGGGTGCAAGTCGGAGTATGACGAAACCGGGCGTCCCCGGCGACGACGCGCGGACGGTCGAGCTACCCTGCGGCGAGACCGTCCGCGCGACCGACCTCGATCTGGGGATGCGGGAGTTCGACTGTGTCTGCGGCGACGTCCACGCCGTCGTGATGGACGTCCATCCACCCGAGCGATTCCTGCCCGAATTCCTGGTCGACCTGCTCCGGGAGACGGTCGAGACCAGCAGCGAGGAGATGCCTGAGTTCGACACGCCGCACCTCCTGGGCGTCGTCCTGGAGGAGTTTCCCGACCAGGTGGCCGTCGCGGACCTGAGCGACGAGGGCGACGTGGGCTACGCGCTCCTGTGGGTGAGCGACTTCGACTCGCGGCGCCTCCACGAGGTCGTCGTCGAACTCGTGATCGAACTGATGGAACACGCCGTCAGCCACGCCGACGACGACGCCGCGATCCAGGAGTTCGAGCAGCAGATGCTGGAGTTCGACGTGTCGGCGTTCGTCGACCAGTACCGCGCCGAGCGCGATCTCGACGCCGACGACGTCTACGCCTGAGACGCGGACGCTCCCGACATCGCCACGACTCGTCTGACAGTCGTCGGACGGTCGTCTCACTGAACACTAAGTCGATCCCGGGCGTTGTGTGACGTATGCGCCCCCAACGACGGCAGTACGAGCGACTCCGGGGCGTGCTCTCCGACGCCGACGAGCCGTTGACCGCTCGCGAGATTTTGACGCTCCTGGAAGAACAGGAAGAGTTCGAGAGCGCCCACCGTGTCGCGACGGTCCTCGGCCGCTGGGCCGAGGAGGGTGACGTGGAAGTCCTGCAGGGGAGTCCCTACCGCTACCGACTGAACAACTGATAGGGATTATCGGAAGTCAGCAGCGACTCTCGCCGGCACGGTCCGGCGAGAATCGCTGGACAGTGACCATACTCCCTATGAGACACACGACCGCAATCCGGCGGCTGCAGTCGCGACGCCCGGAGAGACCGAGGGCGACGACAGCCCCCTTGTTACTCACTCTCGTTTCGAAATCCGTAATCTTGCTTCGCATCTCGTACCGTTTCGTGGGGCTTATTACGATGTGCGAACTCGGATCGGACGATGACCGACGAGGCCACCGTGGCGGAGACAGAGACCGCCACCGACTCCGAAGATCGGACGATACTGTTGATCGGAAGCGGCCCGATTCAGATCGGCCAGGCCGCCGAGTTCGACTACTCCGGCGCGCAGGCCTGCCGAGCCCTGCAGGAGGAGGGTGCGCGAGTCGTCCTCGTCAACTCGAACCCCGCGACGATCATGACCGACCCGGACATGGCCGACCGGGTCTACATCGAGCCGATCACGACCGAGGCCATCGCCGAGATCATCCGAAAGGAGAAGCCGGACGGCGTGATCGCCGGTCTCGGCGGCCAGACCGGGCTGAACGTCACCGCCGAACTCGCCGAAGAGGGCGTCCTCGAGGAACACGACGTGGAGATCATGGGGACGCCGCTCGACACCATCTACGCGACGGAGGACCGCGACCTCTTCCGCAAGCGGATGGAGAACATCGGCCAGCCGGTCCCCGGCTCGACGACCATCTCGCTCGACGAGGGCGAGGAAGTGAGCAGCATCGATCAGGACGCGCTCCGTGACCGCGTCGAGGCCGCAGTCGAGGAGGTGGGTGGTCTGCCCGTCATCGCCCGGACGACCTACACGCTCGGCGGGTCGGGATCGGGCGTCGTCGACAACATGCCGGAACTCCTCGAACGCGTGCGCAAGGGCCTCCGCCTCTCCCGCAACAGCGAGGTCCTGATCACCGAGTCCATCGCGGGCTGGGTCGAACTCGAGTACGAGGTGATGCGCGACGCCGACGACTCGACCATCATCATCTGCAACATGGAGAACCTCGACCCGATGGGCATCCACACGGGCGAGTCGATGGTCGTCACGCCGTCGCAGGTGATCCCCGACGACGGCCACCAGGAGATGCGCGACGCCGCGCTGGAGGTCATCCGGGAACTCGGCATCCAGGGTGGCTGTAACATCCAGTTCGCGTGGCACGACGACGGCACGCCCGGCGGCGAGTACCGGGTCGTCGAGGTGAACCCTCGCGTCTCGCGGTCCTCCGCGCTCGCCTCGAAGGCGACGGGCTACCCCATCGCTCGCGTCACCGCGAAGGTGGCCCTCGGCAAGCGCCTCCACGAGATCGAAAACGAGATCACGGGCGAGACGACGGCCGCCTTCGAGCCGGCAATCGACTACGTCGTGACGAAGATTCCGCGGTGGCCGAAAGACAAGTTCGGCGACGTGGACTTCACGCTCGGCACGGCGATGAAGTCGACGGG
This window of the Haloplanus rubicundus genome carries:
- a CDS encoding type IV pilin; the protein is MQLKQLLTEDRAVSPVIGVILMVAITVILAAVIGTFVLGLGDQVSDNAPQASFSFDFNDGGDGFDGTSDDIVNITHEGGETIENSTLSVSGDDSGLTYVPSDSNWGDDGVVSAGDRISHSDVNSGETIRVIWTNPNGGSTNTIARATAPQ
- a CDS encoding type IV pilin: MQLKQLLTEDRAVSPVIGVILMVAITVILAAVIGTFVLGLGDQVSESAPQASFSFDFNGSNGVNITHEGGETLEESNINVSGDEGGVTETTAFPSTIAAGDTAEYGSVAEGETIRVVWTNPAGGSTNTIARATAPQ
- a CDS encoding DUF5815 family protein; the encoded protein is MTKPGVPGDDARTVELPCGETVRATDLDLGMREFDCVCGDVHAVVMDVHPPERFLPEFLVDLLRETVETSSEEMPEFDTPHLLGVVLEEFPDQVAVADLSDEGDVGYALLWVSDFDSRRLHEVVVELVIELMEHAVSHADDDAAIQEFEQQMLEFDVSAFVDQYRAERDLDADDVYA